The Vicia villosa cultivar HV-30 ecotype Madison, WI linkage group LG1, Vvil1.0, whole genome shotgun sequence genome includes a region encoding these proteins:
- the LOC131614692 gene encoding uncharacterized protein LOC131614692, which translates to MGCDVHVVVPPAHKAAYYEKFALNSTYTVSNFKVQPNKLLFKPSTHKYLVKFTGGTSVSDVNKHEIQPKQRKFTRFADIITGKYRKDLLLDVIGMVESIGYAQTQTGGKKLQVNLVLRDESNNTINCTLWESYAAQFFNFNKERGDASNPTILVLQYAKVKEEGQYPLSVTNTFHVTRLCINENLPAMKNFLDKFPKDSLVTVSSQLSSQYQRYSQNSNSDTGRQTPTQKLLEGAVVLPISEIKKLRETTFCATVAETKKLIASSFGWYYQACYACPKAIRGDHPPYKCDNNHKTETEIYRYKIEIDAAHAGVACKFIFWDRECTEILKLSAAQMRETMIKVNSTLTSLPVSIRINHNVGLSNLYYPVKNSVL; encoded by the exons ATG GGATGTGATGTCCATGTTGTTGTTCCGCCTGCACACAAGGCTGCATATTACGAGAAATTTGCTCTGAATTCGACCTACACCGTGTCCAACTTTAAAGTACAGCCAAATAAGTTGCTCTTCAAACCATCCACACACAAGTATCTGGTAAAGTTTACTGGAGGAACATCGGTTTCGGATGTTAACAAACATGAAATACAacccaagcaaaggaagtttacCAGATTCGCTGATATCATTACCGGGAAATATCGGAAAGATTTGCTGCTCG ATGTTATTGGTATGGTCGAGTCTATCGGATATGCTCAGACACAGACTGGAGGCAAAAAACTGCAAGTCAATTTGGTCCTTAGGGATGAGAG CAACAACACGATTAATTGCACCCTATGGGAGTCCTATGCTGCTCAATTCTTTAATTTTAACAAAGAGCGGGGTGACGCATCTAATCCAACAATCCTGGTTCTTCAATACGCAAAAGTTAAAGAAGAGG GACAATATCCCCTGTCGGTTACCAACACCTTTCACGTGACGCGGCTCTGTATCAATGAGAATTTGCCGGCAATGAAAAACTTCTTAGACAA GTTCCCTAAGGATTCTTTGGTTACCGTTTCCAGCCAATTAAGCTCTCAGTATCAGCGTTACTCACAGAATTCTAATTCTGATACCGGACGACAAACCCCAACCCAAAAGTTGCTCGAAGGTGCTGTTGTACTACCTATCAGTGAGATTAAAAAACTGCGCGAG ACGACATTTTGTGCAACGGTTGCTGAAACCAAAAAATTGATCGCTTCTTCCTTCGGATGGTATTATCAGGCTTGCTATGCATGCCCAAAAGCTATTCGTGGTGATCATCCTCCGTACAAATGTGATAATAACCATAAAACTGAAACCGAAATCTATAG GTATAAGATTGAAATTGATGCTGCCCATGCGGGCGTagcttgcaaattcattttctGGGATAGGGAATGTACTGAGATTTTGAAACTCTCTGCTGCTCAGATGCGTGAGACAATGATTAAGGTTAATTCTACTTTAACGTCATTACCCGTTAGCATTAGAATTAATCATAACGTAGGCTTATCTAACCTTTACTACCCGGTCAAGAATTCTGTGTTGTAA